One Echeneis naucrates chromosome 1, fEcheNa1.1, whole genome shotgun sequence DNA segment encodes these proteins:
- the tmem184c gene encoding transmembrane protein 184C — protein MPCSCGNWRRWIRPLVVVLYILLLLVVLPLCIWELQKSEVGTHNKAWFIAGIFVFMTIPISLWGILQHLVHYTQPELQKPIIRILWMVPIYSLDSWIALKYPGIAIYVDTCRECYEAYVIYNFMTFLLNYLENQYPSLVLMLEVQEQQKHLPPLCCCPPWPMGEVLLLRCKLGVLQYTVVRPVTTVIALICQLCHVYDEGNFSSTNAWTYLVIFNNMSQLFAMYCLVLFYRALREELSPIKPVGKFLCVKMVVFVSFWQAVFIALLVKVGIISEKRTWDWQSVEAVATGLQDFIICVEMFLAAIAHHFSFTYKPYIQEAEEGSCFDSFMAMWDISDVRADISEQVRNVGRTVMGRPRKSYFGEAQNDGERSGLLSSGSQDAITEAASNPVSPNGQYQGLGRTLAPHSLSAPAGFSAAPWDEGYEARPEETQEERTNQTKEPTEADLIVIA, from the exons ATGCCTTGCTCCTGTGGGAACTGGAGAAGATGGATCCGGCCGCTGGTCGTTGTGCTGTACATTTTGTTGCTCTTAGTCGTCCTGCCCCTCTGCATCTGGGAACTGCAGAAGTCAGAG GTTGGCACGCATAATAAAGCATGGTTTATCGCTGGGATATTTGTCTTCATGACCATTCCTATATCATTATGGGGTATTCTCCAGCATTTGGTGCATTACACTCAACCAGAGCTACAGAAACCTATCATCAG aatATTATGGATGGTCCCAATCTACAGTTTGGATAGT TGGATTGCACTAAAATACCCCGGCATAGCAATTTATGTGGACACATGCAGAGAGTGCTATGAGGCCTATGTGATCTACAACTTCATGACCTTCCTGCTAAACTATCTGGAAAATCAGTACCCTAGCCTGGTGTTAATGCTGGAGGTTCAGGAGCAACAGAAACACCTGcctcccctctgctgctgcccGCCATGGCCAATGGGAGA GGTTTTATTGCTCAGATGTAAACTGGGAGTGTTGCAGTACACAGTTGTAAGACCCGTCACAACAGTAATTGCCTT AATCTGTCAGCTGTGTCATGTGTATGATGAAGGAAATTTCAGTTCAACGAATGCATGGACGTACCTGGTCATCTTCAACAATATGTCACAGCTG tTTGCCATGTATTGCCTGGTGCTTTTCTACCGGGCCCTGAGAGAGGAGCTGAGTCCAATCAAACCAGTGGGCAAATTCCTGTGTGTAAAAATGGTGGTGTTTGTGTCCTTTTG GCAGGCTGTGTTCATCGCGCTACTGGTGAAAGTAGGAATTATCTCAGAGAAACGTACGTGGGACTGGCAAAGCGTGGAGGCGGTTGCTACCGGCTTACag GATTTCATCATATGTGTGGAGATGTTTCTGGCAGCCATCGCCCATCACTTCAGCTTCACCTACAAGCCTTACATccaggaggctgaggagggcTCGTGTTTTGACTCTTTCATGGCAATGTGGGACATCTCTGATGTCAGAGCAGACATTTCCGAGCAAGTCCGTAATGTTG GAAGAACAGTAATGGGTCGTCCAAGGAAGTCTTACTTTGGTGAGGCACAGAATGATGGCGAGCGTTCTGGCTTACTCTCATCGGGCTCCCAAGATGCCATTACAGAGGCAGCATCAAATCCAGTTTCACCCAATGGCCAATACCAGGGTCTGGGGAGAACCCTCGCACCACATTCTTTATCAGCTCCTGCTGGGTTCAGCGCAGCTCCATGGGATGAAGGTTACGAGGCCAGACCTGAAGAAACCCAAGAGGAAAGGACCAACCAAACCAAAGAACCAACAGAGGCAGATCTCATTGTGATTGCCTAG
- the ednraa gene encoding endothelin receptor type Aa has translation MGTQALRMLVLMACMAAEGMCQINGAEAEKNTFPGFLVHSTLQSAEFYSTVSPSTGPGFHLGGHGADAQAVRSACSSNETVVKRPVPPPMCSQMTSIKDYFKYINTTISVIVFAVGLIGNATLLRIIYRNKCMRNGPNALIASLALGDLIYIFIDIPITIYKLLLSRWPFDDSVFGLFLCKLVPFLQKASVGITVLNLCALSVDRYRAVASWSRVQGVGIPLLTVIEIVSIWVLSLILAVPEAIGFDMVTFTYRNDTIRTCMLRPTSRLMEFYKDAKDWWLFGFYFCVPLACTCFFYTLMTSEMLSHRNGSLRIALSEHLKQRREVAKAVFCLVLIFALCWFPLHLSRILKKMVYYQNDKMRCELLSFLLVLDYLGINLATFNSCINPIILYFVSKKFKNCFKSCLCCWCYSDNQLSSIGPMNGTSIQCKSPEPNNLYTDRSIRKDSN, from the exons ATGGGAACCCAAGCCCTGCGAATGTTGGTGCTAATGGCCTGCATGGCAGCCGAGGGAATGTGCCAGATAAACGGAGCTGAAGCAGAGAAGAATACATTCCCAGGCTTTCTCGTCCACTCCACCCTCCAGTCTGCGGAGTTCTACAGCACAGTCAGTCCGAGTACGGGGCCCGGCTTCCACCTGGGGGGCCACGGGGCCGACGCACAAGCTGTGAGATCTGCTTGCTCTTCAAATGAGACTGTGGTCAAGAGACCTGTGCCACCTCCAATGTGCTCACAAATGACTTCCATCAAGGACTACTTTAAGTACATCAACACCACAatttctgtcattgtgtttgccGTCGGACTGATAGGCAACGCCACCCTCCTCAGGATTATATACAGGAATAAGTGCATGAGGAACGGGCCCAACGCCCTGATTGCCAGCCTGGCACTGGGTGACCTCATCTACATTTTCATTGATATACCCATCACTATATACAAG ctCCTGTTGTCCCGCTGGCCATTCGATGACAGCGTTTTTGGCCTGTTTCTGTGCAAGCTGGTGCCCTTCCTGCAGAAAGCCTCTGTGGGCATCACGGTTCTCAACCTGTGTGCCCTCAGCGTGGACAG GTACAGGGCAGTGGCATCCTGGAGCAGAGTGCAGGGAGTGGGCATTCCCCTCCTCACAGTCATTGAGATTGTGTCCATCTGGGTGCTGTCACTCATCCTGGCAGTTCCAGAGGCTATTGGCTTTGACATGGTCACCTTCACCTACAGAAACGATACCATACGCACATGCATGCTCAGACCCACTTCCCGGTTGATGGAG TTCTACAAGGATGCAAAGGACTGGTGGCTGTTTGGCTTCTACTTCTGTGTCCCACTGGCCTGCACTTGCTTCTTCTACACTCTGATGACCAGCGAGATGCTCAGCCACAGGAACGGCAGCCTTCGGATAGCTCTCAGCGAGCACCTCAAACAG aggagggaggtggCTAAAGCCGTCTTCTGCCTTGTCCTTATCTTTGCCCTCTGCTGGTTCCCGCTTCACCTGAGCAGGATCCTGAAGAAGATGGTTTATTACCAGAATGACAAAATGCGCTGTGAGCTGCTCAG TTTCCTGTTGGTTCTGGATTACCTCGGTATCAACCTTGCAACATTCAACTCCTGCATAAACCCCATTATCCTTTACTTTGTCAGCAAGAAGTTCAAAAACTGCTTCAAG TCATGTTTGTGCTGCTGGTGCTACTCTGACAACCAGCTGAGCAGCATCGGACCCATGAATGGTACCAGCATCCAGTGTAAAAGCCCCGAGCCCAACAACCTGTACACCGACCGCAGCATTAGGAAAGACAGCAACTGA